The DNA segment TCAGTGGAAGAATCTATTAATAAGCAATATGACACAGAGAATGTGAGTCTTTTACAATCTATTCAATAATTAGCTTTGTGGAGGCCGTGCGACTAGCTTTATAAAATACTTTTGGTATGGCCTCTTTTTTTTTATTCTATTAATATTCTGATAACCTTTTTGTTATTGCATTATATTTAAAAATGTACAGAAATATCATCAAGTTTTTAGGTTTTACCCTTGGTATGATAGAAATAAATTACCTATATTTGCAGCGCATTTGAGGAAAATGGTTCTTGAATAGCAAGTAAATGATGGATCTGTAGCATAACTGGATAGTGCACTGCGTTACGGCCGCAGAGGTTAGGGGTTCGAATCCCTTCAGATTCACACAAATAAAATTACTATTGTGGTAATACATGATGGACCTGTAGCATAACTGGATAGTGCACTGCGTTACGGCCGCAGAGGTTAGGGGTTCGAATCCCTTCAGGTTCACTTTATTTTATTATAAAAAAGCGCTTAGGACAGAAGTTTTAGGCGCTTTTTTTTTTGCATTTTTTGCGCGGTGAGTTTTGGGTATTTTTATACCTTTGGGTTTATTTTATTTAATTTCTTGTACCAGAATTAATGATACAAAAGACTTTTCTGCTTCTGATTATTTCCTTTTATAGCATGGTTGCTATACCAGCTGGTAACTTGTTGGAACTTTCGCAAAAGCTAACCATTTCTGATGGTTTGGCGCATAATGGTGTAACTTGCATACTTGAAGATTCGAAGGGATATTTATGGATTGGAACTTATGATGGAATTAATGTGTATAATGGTTATGAGTTAATTACCTATAAAAATACCATATATAACCAAGTGTTGGCGAGCAACCGAGTTCGTTCTTTAGCTGAGGATAGCAAGGGTAATATTTGGATTGGTACGGATGAGGGAGTTTCCATTTACGATTATGAAACAGAAAGATTTAGTGTTGTTTATTCGCAAAAGACAGCAGATAAAAATAAGAATAGTCCGATCGTTCGAAAGATAGTAGTAAGTAAAGATGGTGCGTATATATTTTGTCTGACTCAATACGAAGGTATCTTAGTATTTGACAAGCAGAATCAATTAATAACGAAATGTATGCCGGAAGGGAGATATAATGACCTGATCTTTTTTGATGGAGTAGAGTTGGATAGTTCCAATTATATTTTTACCACCACTGCTGGTCTCTTTAGTTTTCAATTAGAATCGTTTTCTTTCAAGTTTGAAATTCCACATGACAACGGTATTTCCAATGCGAGTATTTTATTGGTTGGAAATAACATATTGGCAACCAGAAATAGAGGTGTTTCTATTGTTGATTGGAAAAAGGAAAATGGACAATATGCTTTTCGTCTTAAAACAATAAAATATGAGAATGAACAGTTAAACAGTATCTCTATCGATAAATTGGGAAATCTTTGGGTAGGAACTAACTTTAAGGGTGTTGTTCGTATTAAAAATGCCAATGCCTTTATTTTAGGGGAACCATATGAAGAAAATAGATATAGTAGTGAAAGAGATAATCTTATAACCAGCTCGGTGCGTGCTGATATTTCCAGTGGTTGTTGGGTTACTACTTTTAATAGAGGGGTGTATCGTTTTGATATAGAGGATAATCCTTTTAAAAGTTTCGACAAAGATCAAGGTGAGATGTACAATCTTTACGATAACAGTGTATCGCATATTGCTGTCTGGGATCAGGATAGAGTGTTTTTAAGTGCACCACGAGGAGGTTTTGGTCTTTTTAATACAAAAACAGGCCGTTTGGAGCCATTACCTTTTGAAGTACCTGACGGGATTGGTTACTTTTCTTCAGTTTTTGTAGATAGCAGAAAAGATATATGGTTAAAAGTTACCGGAGGTCTTGGCTTGTGTAGGATTCGTTATGGAGATCGCAAATTAAGTTTAGTTGGAGAACGTGAATACGGAATTGACAAAGATATAAGGCCTCGAACCATCAGTGAAGATCAGTTTGGTAATATTTGGATGGGTGGAGAAAGTGGTGTTTACAAAATATCGGTGGGTGACAATGGCTCAATTCTTAATGTAGAGGAGTTGAACCAGCATCTTTTTTTTCAGCAAACTCCCATTTATTTGGTGCGCTGTATATATGTGGATCCTCTTCATAATTATATTTGGATAGGTACAGATTCGGACGGTCTGATTAGAATTGATAACCAGAAGAGTGTCCCTATTACAGAGCTGGAAATTCATCGTTCATTGCGTGATAAGAATAAAGAGTTTTCCATATCTAGTAACTTTGTAAGTACAATTGTTCGTTTACCGAATGATGATTTGTGGATAGGAACCGAAAGAGGAGGTATTTGTAAGGTTTTTGATTATGATAAAGATCCTAAGTTTATTGCCTTCACCGAAAAAGATGGCTTATCTAATAATGTGGTGAAACGTATCTTTTACGATCATGAATATAATCTCTGGGTTGCGACAAATGTAGGTCTGAATAAATTTTTTGTCAAAGATCATCATTTTAGGAGTTTTTATGAATCTGACGGACTCCCTTTTGAAGATTTTTGGTATTCCTTTGGGAAACTCAACAATGGAAACGTGGTGTTGTCTGGTATGAAGGGGATATGTTATTTTAAGCCAGAAGATATTATCGATGATGAGAGTTTGCCTCGACTTGAGTTTTCTAAACTTCGTGTATTTAACCAAGTAGTTGCACCTGGAGATACTATAAACAATAGAGTATTACTCAAAAAGCGGTTGAATAGTACATCAGAAATTGAACTTAAACATAATGAAAATGTATTTTCCTTGGAGGTAAATTCATTACATTTTTCATCACCTGATAATCATTATATCAAGTATCAACTTTCTCCTGTTAATAAGGAGTGGATACAGGTTAAGTCTGGGCAGAGAGTTATTTCGTATAGTGGTCTTCAACATGGAGAATACATACTGAGGGTGATGGCTTCCAACTCATTGCACGAGTGGACTGCCCCCAAAGAATTGCATATTGTTGTTAAACCACCCATTTGGCAAACGATGCAGGCTTATGTTTTATATATGTTTTTTATTGCATTGATTATTTTTGTTGTGATGTACTTTGTGTTAAAGCTGCAATCGTTGAAACATAATTTGCATATCGAGCACCTCGAAAAAGATAAGCAAAAGGAAATCAATGTTGCTAAACTTCGTTTTTTCTCTAATATCTCACATGAAATTAAAACCCCATTAACTTTAATATCTGGTCCCATAAACATTTTAGCGGAACGCTTTCATGCCAATAGTGATGTAAGTGATAAGCTTAAGATCGTGCAGCGACAATCTAAAAAGATAAGCCGTTTAGTAGATCAAGTGCATGATTTTCAGCGATTGGAAGCTAATTTGTTAAAAATGGACATCACCCAATTTTGTTTTGATGATTTTATTAATGAACTAAAAACTGATTTTGAATTCTTAGCCCGTTCAGAAAAGAAAGTGTTTAGTGTACAAGGGGAAGATGCCACGATTTATGTTTCGGCAGATAGAGACAAATTAGAAAAGATATTTAATAACATCATTAATTCTACTTTAACAGATTTATTGCTTTGAATAACAGAGGTCTATGTCACGCTGTCGCTTTTCATGTCGCTGCTGCAGTTTTTCCAGCATCCGTTCATCGGTCATTTCACGATAAAATTTGTATACCATAAAATCCATAATGTCTCTTGCCGACAACAATGGGACTTCGTCTTGATTCAATAGTTTTTCTTTCAGCATAAAGCTGCCCACCATTAAGTTGAGGGCTACTTGGTGATGCCATGACAGCCATTTGCGGGTTTGGAACTGATCCAAGCCTACTATCTGTTTTTGCTCTTTGAAGCTATGCTCAATGAAAAAGCGTTGTGCCTGCATGTATGCCAGCGCCTGATGCGTGTATTGAGCAAGTTCTGCGTTAGTGAACGAATATTTTATTTCTACTCCCTGCTTTGTCTTTCTTTTCGAAATGACCAGCAACCGTTTCTCAACAATGTTCTGAACCTTATCCCAAATGTAAACTGTCTTAAAATGGAACAATCCCTTCAGCTTTCCCTTGGCAGAATCACGAATGTCAAGCTTTTTCCAGTCCTTGTTTGTAAGCGTTTCTATATATTCGTTAGCGTTTACCGATGGGGTGCTTGCCTTCGGCCTTTTGGGTGGGCGCCCACGATTGCTCTTTCGCTCTGGAATATGTAGTTCTGGTTTTTCAAGGTGGATTTTTTGATCGCTATGAATGTCAAGCATGTACACCAAACCCATATCCTCAACCGAACGGGTAAACGCAAGGTCATTGCCATAAAGTCCATCCCCCCCAACGTAATCGAACTCGATACCCATTTCCAGTTGGTGCTTCACAATATCTGTAGCCAGCTCCGGTTTTGTCTTGAAAACCCTGTCCTCTTTGGGGATGCCAGCAGTTTCACACCTGGCGTTGTTAGTACACCATGACCTTGGAAGGTACAGTCTCGTGTCGACCAACGCTGCATATTTGTCCGTGCACAAGCAACCAAAAACTGCAACCTGCGAGTTTGCAGTCTTCCCAACGTTCCCGCAATACTGGTGATCAACACCAATGCTTTTGTCACCTTTTTTCACCCATCCGCTTTCGTCTATGAGTAATCCTTTTAATTTTTGGTTTGGGAGTGATTGGTCTACCTGATTTGCTATTTGGTCGATGACAGCTCTTGCATCCCAATTGGATTCGGTGATAAAATGCTGCATCTTATGGTAGTCTGCGTTTAATGTCTCAGTGATGCGTTCGATGTTTTTCAAATCGCTTAAAGCTAGACCTTCGACGTATTGAGTAGCTTTGTCGAAGTTGGATTTTGTTCTATTTTTAAAATGGTGCTGAAATTCAGATAAATACACTTCAAGTCGGTTGTTGACCGCTAGCAGTGTTTTACCATTATTCGTATATTTTTTTAAGTTTTTCGCCCGTTACCCATTGCAAACTTGAGTTTTGTTCTTTGTTTCAATTGCAATATACTAATTTACTGTTTATTACGAAAGAAAAACAATACTAAATTATCGTTTTTTCAGTGATCATTTTAATCTGTTAAAGTAGAATTAATAATGCTTTTAAATATACTAAAGTTAATAGTTCTATTTCTATAAACTATAAAAGAATAGGTAAAGACTTGTTTGTGAGCTTTACAGACACAGGTAAGGGCATAGACTCTGAGGATTTACCCCATATTTTTGAGCGTTTCTATCAATCAAAGAAAAAACACAGTGCTTATACGGGAGGTTCTGGTATTGGCTTAGCATTCACCAAACGATTGGTTGAGATGCATTATGGCGATATATGGGTCACGAGTACCTTGGGGCAGGGAAGTACATTTGAGCTTCGTTTACCTGTTGTTGTGGAAGAATCATGTTTAAGCAATGAAGAACATGAAGAGATTTTGAAGGTAGAGAAAGAACAGGAACAAAAATCATTGGAGCTTCAAAATATAGATGTTCACCATATTAAGTCCAATGTCGATTTTAGTGGGGCGTCGGTATATTTTGTCGAGGACAGTACTGAGATGCGAAACTTTGTGTGTGGCGTGTTGCAGGCATTTTTTAAGGTGAAATCTTTTGTTAATGGACAGGAGTGTTTGGATGCAATGAAGGAAGAGTGGCCTGATATTGTGATTAGTGACGTGCTGATGCCTGAAATGAACGGATTTGATTTATGCAAGAATATAAAAGCTGATATTAAAACCAGTCATATTCCTGTCATCTTATTGACAGCTTGTACCACTATTGATGATCAGATTCAAGGACTTCAGTTAGGTGCTGATGCTTATATCAGAAAGCCATTTGATGTACAACACTTGATTACGCGTACCGAAACATTGTTAAAAGGGCGTCAACAATTAAGGGAAAGATATAGTATTGACCTGCCATTAACACAGCGCAAAGAAGATAGCAGTGCTAAGGACAATGCATTTCTTGAAAAACTCTATCAATTAATGGAGCAAAATCTAGATAACCAGGAATTAGATCTGGATCTGTTTGCCAAAGAGTTGTATCTCAATCGAACACATTTCTTTCAAAAAGTAAAAGCTATTACTAATCAAACACCTTACGAACTGTTAAAAAATTATCGTATTAAAAAGGCTGCTGAGTTTCTAGGACAGGAAAAGGTATCTGTTAACGAAGCTTTTGCTATGACAGGTTTTAAAAGTCGTGCACATTTTAATAAGTTATTTAAAGAAAAGTACCAGGTGACGCCGGGCAAATATGCCACCGAGATGAAAAATAAGTACACTGGTAATTCCAGTGAATGAGTAATTCTTGTTTAATTAAATTTCTAACTATTAATAAATAGGCTGCAGGGAAGGTCAGAGTAATTGCCCAGTAGTTGGTGTTGGTAAAAAGCTATGGATCCGGAAATTTATTAGAAAAACATAGATCACTCTAAAGCGATTGGTGTTTTTAAATTACAAGCGTTGAGAAATTTCCATCTTAGGGTGCGTTATGCCTCGTCACAGAAAAGCCTCCTTTTAGTACGCTCATCTTTTAGTTCCCTCTTTTATATTCTATCCGTTTATTCTAACTCTGCCTAGGTTAAGATATCATTTTTAATAGCTAATTCTTTCTATAAAAGCATATAATTTACGCTCAGGTACATTTACTGAACGCATACGGATAGTGTATGTATGTGTTTTTAGTTCATTTGTTTCAAGCCTTTGGATAACCTCTTTTACGTAAAAGGGGTAGTTGTTTAAAGCAAAATGAAGATAGGATATATTTCAAGGTGAGAAAATCTATATCGATGAGGGATGTATGCAAATCTTAAAATAAACCTATTTGACTAAGAATGGATTAGCAGGAATAAAAACAGACAAATTATTAAGAATGAAGAATATGAAGAACGTATGCATTATAGTTATTAATATTATATGGCTAAGTTTTGTTTCCTTAAGAGCAGAAACAGTTATCAGGTTACAACCTTCGTCAGAGGATATGACTAGTATTGTCCGTAAAGCCATAGATAGTGCGGTAGATAAAGACATTAAAATCATATTTGAGAAAGGAACCTATTATTTTAAGCCAGATTATGCTAGTGATAAATATTGTTTTATCACGAATCATGAGAATGGTCTTAAGAAAGTTATTTTTCCCATTGAAAATTTTGACTCAGTGGATATTCAAGGGAATGGGGCTTCATTAATATTTCATGGAAGGGTATTGCCCTTTATGTTTAGTAATTGTAAAAGGATTGATATGAAAAACCTTTCTGTCGACTGGGAAACCCCTTTTACCTTTCAAGGTGAAGTAATGGCAGTAAATAAAGAGGAAGGATGGCGTGATATAAAACCCTCCACAGAAGGTTTTTCTTGGGAATTAAAAAATGGTCGTATTTTCTTTCCAAACATTGATGGATTTCATTTTTCGAGTCTTGGAAGTACACTTTCTTTTGATCCTGAAACCGGTGATGTTGCACATGGTGCTTGGGATTTGAGTAGCAGACCCAGTAAGGTAGAAATGCGTCCGGGTGGTATTATACGTTTCTATGAGAAATTAAAGCATTACCCTAAGGTTGGTATGATTCTTAATTCTAAAGGTCCCAAAGGCGAGAATCGCTATGCTCCTGCTGTTCATGTGCTTTCATCTAAGAATATAACCTTGGATAGTGTAATTGTTCACCATGCCTTGGGTATGGGTTTTTTAATGGAGAAAACAGAAAATGCAAGCTTATTGAATTGTGGGGTTTATGTGGCTAAAGATTCTAAGCGTGTTGTTTCTACCATTGCCGATGCTACTCATTTTTGTAATTGTAAAGGTAAGATACTGGTTCAAGACTGTCGTTTGGAAAGTATGCTCGATGATGGTACCAATGTGCATGGTACTTATGTGGTTGTTGATGAGGTGTTGGACGATTATACCTTACGTTATGGTTTAGAGCATTTTCAACAATTGGGCTTCGATTTTGCCAGTCGTGGCGATCAAATGTGGTTTATTCATCAACCAAATCCTGAACGTGGAATTATTAACCGAGTAAGTGAGGTGAATACCATTAATGACAAGTATACTGTATTAAGATTTAAGGATAAGTTGCCTAAGAACTTAAAGAAAGGTGATATACTTGAAAATAAAACATGGAATCCAACATTTGTGATGAGAGGATGTAGTATTCAGCATCATAGAGCACGTAATATTGTGATTAAAACACCTGAGAAAATTGTAATTGAGAACAATACTTTGTCGTCAATGATGTCTTCCATACTATTTAGAGGTGAGAGTTATTATTGGTTTGAATCGGGTGCTGTAAAAGATGTTTTAATACGTAATAATGAGTTTAAGTATTGTGCGTATAGTGGGTCGGAACATGCAGTAATGTATGTGACACCACGTTTAGGAAAGAATTTTGATTCGAATATTATTTACGATCGTAATATACGATTTGAGAATAATAAAATAGAAACCTTTGATAATCGTATTGTTATAGCTGACAGGGTGGATGGGTTAATGATTAAGGATAATGTTATTGAAAAGGTAAAATCTCATCCTCAACTACATCCTAATGCACCTCTATTTGAACTTATTAATTGTAAAAATATTGTCATTACAGGTAATAAGTACAAAGGTACATACCCTATTGCTTTTAAAGCTGATGAGAAGAGTAGTTCGAGTCTGACGGTGAAAAACAATTTGGGATTTGGTAAGGATTAAAAGAATGTACCTTGGTGTGATTTACATTTTTTTATCTCTAAGTAATGATATTGAACGCTAGAGAACACATGATATCAGTCTTTTCTTTATCTATGTTTTGAAGAAATAAAACATAGTATTGCATCTTCCACATAGGGAGATGTCTTTGGGGCGAGTTCCATATCATCTTTGAAAGGAAAAATATAAACATATAAAAAATATTCATAATATTAATTTGTTATAAATGAAAAATATTCTATTTAGCGCAATGTTATCGGTTTGCATGATTTTTAGCATTGCCCACTCAAGCAAAGCTCAACAAAGACCTAATATTGTAGTGCTTTTTGTTGATGATTTAGGTTGGGCTGATTTAGGTTACCGCAACTCTTTATTTGAAACGCCTAATATTGATCAGTTATCAGAGGATGGACTGGACTTTGAAAGAGCATATATTGCATCTCCTTCGTGTAGTCCCAGTAGAGCATCCATCTTAACAGGTAAAGAACCTGTTAGAATTGGTATGGTTAGGCATATTATTGAGGAGGATAATAAAATGGCTTATTTGAAAGAAGGATATAATATGTGGCGCAAAGATCCTGTTCAAATGCCATCAATTAATCATTTGCCATTGGAGGAAATTACCTATGCCGAAAGGTTAAAGGAATTTGGTTATTATAATATGTTTATTGGAAAATGGCATTCTGGTACCGATAAATATCACCCCATTCATCAAGGTTTTGATGCCCAGTATGGAACCAGTAATTATGGTCATCCCAAAGGGTATTATCAGCCTTTCTTTGGCAAAGGAAATCCTTTGAGTAATATTGGAGATGATCAGTATCTAACAGATGTCTTAACGGATGAAGCTGAGCGTTTTATTAGTAGTTATCATAAAAATAAGCCTTTCATGCTTAACCTCTGGTATTATAATGTGCATGGACCTCATCATGGACGTAAAGATTTGGTTGATAAGTATAAAGCTAAAGGAATGGATTCGAAATACGCAGAATATGGCGCCATGGTGGAAGCTATGGATGAATCTGTAGGGCGCGTAAGGGCTGCTCTTGAAAAAAAAGGGATCGCGGATAATACGGTTATATTATTTACCTCTGATCAAGGTGGTTATTTTACAAATTATCCTTTGCGTGGAAAGAAAAATGGAGGATATACTTTAAATGAAGGTGGTGCTCGGGTACCATTTATAATGTACTATCCTGGTTTAACTAAGCCTGGCACCAAATGTCATATTCCTATACAAACTTTAGATGTATATCCAACGCTGGTAGAAATAGCTTCAGGGAAAGACCAAAAAGACAAACAAATAAATGGGGTGAGTCTGATGCCTTTGCTTAAAGGTGAGGCGTTAAATAAACGAGCATTGTATTTCCTTAGATCATATGAAGATCAGTATTCAGCTATTATTGAGGGCGATTGGAAGCTGATTAAATATCACAGTGGCAATGTGCAATTGTATAATGTAAAAGAGGATATGGGAGAAGTGAGCAACTTGGTTTTTGTTTATCCAAAAAAAACCAAGGAACTTAAAAAGAAATTGGATGCTTGGGAGGTAGAAGCTGTGCCTGATTTTACTAATTCTTTGAGTAACTAAATGATGGAAAGGCATTCGTGTTTGATGCTTTTTTGTTGATAGGTAGTGGCTGCAAGAAAACCACTGTTTTTTCTGTCTTTGATAAGAAAGCTTCAAAGACAAGGCTTTCGATATTTTTGAAACCAAGGAGTTTACAGGTTGTAAATGACTGTTTCAAAAATGAGAATAACGCAGTATTTGGAGTTTTCTTGCAAAGACTAGGTACAAGAATAATTTTATTTGAAAGATAAATTTAATCATATGAAAAAGATATTTATCGTCTATATATTATGTATAGCCGCTACGCTATCCTTTGCGCAGGATAAACCAAATATTATTTGGATCATGGCAGAGGATATGAGCTTAGATTTGGAATGTTATGGAATGAAGGCGGTGAAAACGCCTCATTTGAACCAATTGGCTAGTGAGGGGATTCGCTTTGACAATTGTTTTGTTACAAATCCTATTTGTTCACCCAGTCGATCTGCTATGATGACGGGTACCAATCAGGTGAAGATCAATGCGCATCATCATCGAAGTAATCGAGATGTTCCATTGTCTGAGCCCTACAAGCCCTTTACTTATTGGCTTCGTAAAGCTGGATATACATGTATTCTTGGTCATCATGGAGTGATGAAGAAGGGACGGAAAATCGACGTGAACTTTCAACATACGGCCATAGGATCCTGGGACGGTAAGCAGAATTTTGGATTGTTTGATAAGTATGATACAATAATGACAGCAGATCAACCTTTTTTTGCTCAAATTCAGTTGGTAGTGACCCATCGGGGTGATTGGTGGAATGAGGTTCGTCAACAGTCTTTTCATAGGGTAGATCCAAATGAGGTTGAATTACCCAAGTACTTGGCTGATGATCCGGTCATTAGAATGGATTGGGCAAAATATCTCGATCAAGTGGAATATATGGATGGCGAGGTTGGTATGATCATGGAAGAGCTGAAAGAAAAGAACTTACTGGATAATACTTTGGTTATTTTTATTGGTGATAATGGACGCTGTAATATTCGGGGAAAGGGTTATTTATATGATTCAGGTTTACGTATCCCATGCATCATGTATTATCCAACAGCTTTAAAAGGAGGAGCTGTGCGTAAAGATGTAGTATGTGCTACGGATATTACTGCCACTATTTTAGATTTTGCAGGTATTGAAGTGCCTTCATATATGACAGGCAAGGCCATTTTTGATAAGCATTTCAGACGAGAGTATGTTTATTCGGCACGAGATCTTTGGGATGAAGTGGAAGAAAAAATGCGTTCTGTGACCTCTGGGAAATGGAAATATATAAGGAATGACATGCCTGAAAAACCTTGGGATGCTCATCAGGCTTATCTTGAATTTTATCGCCCGGCAGTGCATGTGATGCGATCACTAAAAAATGAAGGTAAGTTGAATGAGAAAGAATCTTTGTTTTTTGCTGATAATAAGCCTGTGGAGGAGCTGTATGACTTGGAGAATGATCCGCAGGAATTACATAACCTAGCATTAGAAGTATCTTATTCTGCTGTACTTGAAAAATTAAGGAAGATAACGGCAAGGTATGATAAAAAAATGTTGTCTGTGGATCATACATATCATCCTATTGTCCCAAACAGTGTTGATGTGCTGAAATGGGTACAAGCCAATAAACCTTTGCAGTATGAAGAAATGCAAAAAGGGGTTGAGATCGGTTTTAAAAAAATGAGTGAGGAATATAAAGCTTACAAAAAACATACAAAATAGACTTTTAAGATCTGAATAACTCAGAAGAACGTTGTTTTTTACTAAGTAGTTATAGAAAGGTGAGGTTTATTTAATCATTAGATAAATAAGAGACATATGATAAGGAATTTATTATTTGAGCTTTTTGCTTTTGTTATATTTGCTATTATTGTTCAACCGTTAGGTGCACAATATATAAGTTACGATTTCGATGACACAGAGAAAGATTGGGCAACTGATACTCATTCACTTTGGAGTATTTCTGATGCGAAGTCTGTATCGGGTGATTATAGTTTAGCGTATGCTACACCCAATAAAGGTGATTATTCTATTTCGCCAATTACGTGTATAGATACTAAGAGTCATACTATTATGAAAGTTCGTGTGGCTAAGAATCAAGATCGACAAATTATTGTGGGTTCTGATTATGATGGTATACTCTTAGGGGTGGATTATAGTGGAGCAATTTTATGGGAATGTGCAACAGGACACGGAACCATGAATCATGATCTTTGGTGTGCAGATATTACCGGGGACGGGGTGGATGAAATACTAGCCGCTAATGCCAATGGTAGCGTGTACTGCTTGAACATTGATGGTAAGATACTGTGGGAGTTTAAACCATTTGACAGCAGTCACTTGACACCGATGTATGCAATTACAGTCGTAAAAGATAAGTCCTTAACGCCGTATGTTGTTTGTGGCGGTTTTGATACCAATATTTACTACCTAACTAAAACAGGTTCTCTTATTAAGGTTCTTCCAAGTAAGAAATATTCAAAGGTAAAGGCATGGGGAGATCAAAAACCAGATAATTTTGTTAGTAATGCAAATTTTTTAAGGCCAATTCATCTAAAAGATGGTTCTGACCTGTTGCTTGTCCATGCTTCTAATAATCATATGCAATCCAAAGGGCATTTGTATCTGTTTGAACCATTGGCAGAAAAAACTTATCACGAAATACTGGATCTTAAAACGTCTGATTGTATTGGTGATTTAAGAGTTGTGGATCCCACTGGTAATGGTCAACAGGAAATCTTATACGGCACTTCTACATTAAATAGTAATTCGTACAATAGAGTTGTATTTAGTGACGATTCGTATACCTTAAGTACTGTTTCTAGGAATGATATTCAAAAGCGAAATACGGGTGTAACCTCCTATCGTGTTAATCAGCCGTTTGTTGTAAATAGGCAAGAAGGAGGCTATGATTATATGGTGTTATCGAGTAATCAGTTACTATCTTTTCCACAAAGTGGTGAAGATGTGGTTACAGAGAGGTTGTCAGGGATTTATGCTTACAATGATATTTGGCCAATGGATCATGGACGCTTTATATTGGCAAGTGTGCAAGATGGCGGTAGTTGTATTTATATGGTGGATACTAGAAATCCTGATTGGAAAAGTGCCTTTGAAAATATGGAGCCAGAAGGTAAAATTGCTAAGATCATGAAAAATACGAGGATGGTGCGGGAGAATTTAGAAGTTTTTACAAAACCTTCTTGGCAGAGAGAGCCGGTAAAAGTAGTAGGTTTTGAAGGACTCGATTTACCCATTGCCGCTAGGTTAATAGATAGTAAAAGTCTTTCGTTATTTGCTTCTCCTTGGAGTAAAGGAAAGCTGCAGGAGCCCTCATGGAGAAGTCCGTTGTATGAGGGAAATATATTCAAGGATAAACGAGATAAAAGAAACGAATATACCCGAAGTGAGGAGGATGTTTTTAATCATTTCTCTACTTATTTTGAAGGTAGTCAAGGAATTGCAACCTGGGCAGGTCATGGGAAT comes from the Saccharicrinis fermentans DSM 9555 = JCM 21142 genome and includes:
- a CDS encoding ligand-binding sensor domain-containing protein, with the protein product MIQKTFLLLIISFYSMVAIPAGNLLELSQKLTISDGLAHNGVTCILEDSKGYLWIGTYDGINVYNGYELITYKNTIYNQVLASNRVRSLAEDSKGNIWIGTDEGVSIYDYETERFSVVYSQKTADKNKNSPIVRKIVVSKDGAYIFCLTQYEGILVFDKQNQLITKCMPEGRYNDLIFFDGVELDSSNYIFTTTAGLFSFQLESFSFKFEIPHDNGISNASILLVGNNILATRNRGVSIVDWKKENGQYAFRLKTIKYENEQLNSISIDKLGNLWVGTNFKGVVRIKNANAFILGEPYEENRYSSERDNLITSSVRADISSGCWVTTFNRGVYRFDIEDNPFKSFDKDQGEMYNLYDNSVSHIAVWDQDRVFLSAPRGGFGLFNTKTGRLEPLPFEVPDGIGYFSSVFVDSRKDIWLKVTGGLGLCRIRYGDRKLSLVGEREYGIDKDIRPRTISEDQFGNIWMGGESGVYKISVGDNGSILNVEELNQHLFFQQTPIYLVRCIYVDPLHNYIWIGTDSDGLIRIDNQKSVPITELEIHRSLRDKNKEFSISSNFVSTIVRLPNDDLWIGTERGGICKVFDYDKDPKFIAFTEKDGLSNNVVKRIFYDHEYNLWVATNVGLNKFFVKDHHFRSFYESDGLPFEDFWYSFGKLNNGNVVLSGMKGICYFKPEDIIDDESLPRLEFSKLRVFNQVVAPGDTINNRVLLKKRLNSTSEIELKHNENVFSLEVNSLHFSSPDNHYIKYQLSPVNKEWIQVKSGQRVISYSGLQHGEYILRVMASNSLHEWTAPKELHIVVKPPIWQTMQAYVLYMFFIALIIFVVMYFVLKLQSLKHNLHIEHLEKDKQKEINVAKLRFFSNISHEIKTPLTLISGPINILAERFHANSDVSDKLKIVQRQSKKISRLVDQVHDFQRLEANLLKMDITQFCFDDFINELKTDFEFLARSEKKVFSVQGEDATIYVSADRDKLEKIFNNIINSTLTDLLL
- a CDS encoding IS701 family transposase; the protein is MYLSEFQHHFKNRTKSNFDKATQYVEGLALSDLKNIERITETLNADYHKMQHFITESNWDARAVIDQIANQVDQSLPNQKLKGLLIDESGWVKKGDKSIGVDHQYCGNVGKTANSQVAVFGCLCTDKYAALVDTRLYLPRSWCTNNARCETAGIPKEDRVFKTKPELATDIVKHQLEMGIEFDYVGGDGLYGNDLAFTRSVEDMGLVYMLDIHSDQKIHLEKPELHIPERKSNRGRPPKRPKASTPSVNANEYIETLTNKDWKKLDIRDSAKGKLKGLFHFKTVYIWDKVQNIVEKRLLVISKRKTKQGVEIKYSFTNAELAQYTHQALAYMQAQRFFIEHSFKEQKQIVGLDQFQTRKWLSWHHQVALNLMVGSFMLKEKLLNQDEVPLLSARDIMDFMVYKFYREMTDERMLEKLQQRHEKRQRDIDLCYSKQ
- a CDS encoding hybrid sensor histidine kinase/response regulator transcription factor, whose amino-acid sequence is MNNAFKYTKVNSSISINYKRIGKDLFVSFTDTGKGIDSEDLPHIFERFYQSKKKHSAYTGGSGIGLAFTKRLVEMHYGDIWVTSTLGQGSTFELRLPVVVEESCLSNEEHEEILKVEKEQEQKSLELQNIDVHHIKSNVDFSGASVYFVEDSTEMRNFVCGVLQAFFKVKSFVNGQECLDAMKEEWPDIVISDVLMPEMNGFDLCKNIKADIKTSHIPVILLTACTTIDDQIQGLQLGADAYIRKPFDVQHLITRTETLLKGRQQLRERYSIDLPLTQRKEDSSAKDNAFLEKLYQLMEQNLDNQELDLDLFAKELYLNRTHFFQKVKAITNQTPYELLKNYRIKKAAEFLGQEKVSVNEAFAMTGFKSRAHFNKLFKEKYQVTPGKYATEMKNKYTGNSSE